The following coding sequences are from one Culicoidibacter larvae window:
- a CDS encoding ABC transporter ATP-binding protein: MFRIFGQLGWFIREMKWRYVLAFSTLFVSDVFSLLVPWITGFMIDQMTMHTLTFDILLYVAIGMIIIIVVGYFFSVIWNFIFIHNANLLEFKLRRRFFNHIISLDGKFFKKYLTGDLMSRATEDIQAMNEAIDFGLFMLAEASLYLVLLLGCMLVINWQLTLIILIPVVIVPFVVYRLEVLAEKYYEERQQATSRLSNSVLESIVGIRVVRAYAQEQADMAKLNAGAETAYHANNKFNKLISLYGPVFTIIFAIILTIAFTLGIINVFQGNMTPGILVTYLVYVRMLEWPLFALGAFANILQRGSGSYTRLDAVYNETSDIHEPVAPLALPAIESISFKHYAFEYPRAHQLTLQDLSFEIGRGQTLGIVGTTGAGKTTILRQLLLQYKVGNGGIQINGHDITEFSPYDVRRHISYVPQEHIVFSKTVYQNILLGKPNATEAEVMQAIEHADFTKDIGTLSHGLETITGESGVMLSGGQKQRLSLARAFVRDADVLILDDSLSAVDGKTEKNIISNIMEYYNDTIKIIVAHRLSAVQHADKIVVISDGTVVETGTHDELMRIPNGWYHTQFTEQNTMDVDQD, translated from the coding sequence AAATGAAGTGGCGGTATGTTTTGGCATTCTCTACTTTATTTGTCAGTGATGTGTTCTCGTTGTTAGTGCCTTGGATTACCGGTTTTATGATTGACCAGATGACGATGCATACACTCACTTTTGACATTTTGCTTTATGTAGCAATCGGCATGATTATTATTATCGTTGTCGGCTACTTCTTTAGTGTTATTTGGAATTTCATCTTTATTCATAACGCTAACCTTTTGGAATTTAAATTGCGGCGGCGGTTCTTTAACCACATTATTTCGCTCGATGGTAAATTCTTTAAAAAATATTTAACCGGTGATTTGATGTCGCGGGCAACTGAAGATATTCAGGCTATGAATGAGGCTATTGATTTTGGTCTCTTTATGCTTGCTGAGGCTTCGCTTTATTTAGTGTTGCTTTTAGGTTGTATGTTAGTTATCAATTGGCAGCTAACGCTGATTATTCTTATTCCGGTTGTTATTGTGCCATTTGTTGTATACCGGCTGGAAGTTTTGGCAGAGAAATATTATGAGGAAAGACAACAAGCCACAAGTCGGCTTTCTAACTCAGTGCTTGAGTCAATTGTTGGTATCCGCGTTGTTCGTGCGTATGCGCAAGAACAAGCAGATATGGCAAAGTTAAATGCCGGTGCGGAAACAGCATATCATGCAAACAATAAATTCAATAAATTGATTTCGCTATATGGCCCGGTGTTTACTATCATCTTTGCGATTATATTAACGATTGCATTTACCTTGGGAATTATTAATGTCTTCCAGGGAAATATGACGCCTGGTATCCTAGTTACTTATCTAGTGTATGTTCGGATGCTTGAGTGGCCGTTATTCGCCCTCGGAGCTTTTGCTAATATTCTGCAACGCGGTAGTGGCTCATATACTCGCCTTGATGCGGTGTATAACGAAACCAGTGATATTCATGAACCGGTCGCGCCTTTAGCCCTGCCGGCAATCGAATCAATTAGCTTTAAACATTATGCTTTTGAATATCCGCGGGCCCACCAGCTGACGTTGCAAGATTTAAGTTTTGAAATCGGACGCGGTCAGACCCTTGGAATTGTCGGAACAACCGGTGCCGGTAAAACAACGATTTTGCGGCAGCTATTGTTGCAGTATAAAGTTGGTAATGGCGGTATTCAAATCAATGGACATGATATTACTGAATTCAGTCCATACGATGTTCGCCGGCATATTTCATATGTACCGCAAGAGCATATTGTATTTTCTAAAACTGTTTATCAGAATATTTTACTTGGTAAGCCGAATGCAACTGAAGCTGAAGTTATGCAAGCAATTGAACATGCTGACTTCACTAAAGATATCGGCACCCTGAGTCATGGATTAGAAACAATTACCGGGGAATCGGGAGTTATGTTATCAGGTGGTCAAAAACAACGGCTTTCACTTGCACGTGCATTTGTGCGCGATGCCGATGTCCTCATTCTTGATGATTCACTCTCTGCCGTTGATGGTAAGACTGAAAAAAATATTATTTCCAATATCATGGAATATTATAATGATACGATTAAAATTATTGTTGCTCACCGGCTTTCGGCAGTGCAACATGCTGATAAAATTGTGGTAATTTCTGATGGTACGGTAGTCGAGACTGGTACCCATGATGAATTGATGCGCATTCCTAATGGATGGTATCACACCCAGTTTACTGAGCAAAACACTATGGATGTAGATCAAGACTAA